One Rhodococcus sp. P1Y DNA window includes the following coding sequences:
- the treY gene encoding malto-oligosyltrehalose synthase produces MPIPSSTYRLQLRGDEFTFGDARRIVDYLDDLGVTHAYLSPILSATDGSTHGYDVTDPTSVSSALGGREGFEALVAELHSRGMGVIVDIVPNHVGVDDPRQNAWWWDVLGKGKSSDHAAFFDIDWAEDNGVDGKIALPILGSAEDVSELTVDRTGDVPLLAYYEHRLPISVGTDENDAQAVHDRQAYRLVSWKSGLVGYRRFFSVNGLAGLRQEDFDVFTASHTQVKSWMDDGLVDGLRVDHPDGLADPAGYLTELRELIGEDRWLVIEKILARGEPLDESLPVDGTTGYDALADLGGVFVAPSGAAALGELSMSRSGARGDAAWLHAAEESLKTAVARGDLAPEVRRLARAVVRESGTGIGVESVIDGLVAVVARMPYYRSDYAPLTGTVGGVIGSLILESRSLEPAFDALATALIARGESAVRFEQVCGAVTAKGVEDCLFYRATRLISLQEVGGDPAEFGVEPAQFHLANADRARTWPAAMTTLSTHDTKRGEDVRARIGVLSQTPELWARCIADWELLAPSPDGATGLFLWQNLFGVWPADGVITDELRGRIHAYAEKALREAGTRTGWTEPDEVFEREVHDWLDSILRGTISESVSMLVARLDPHGRSDALGQKLLHLAGPGVPDVYQGTELWEDSLVDPDNRRPVDYSVRRTHLQDGSASVPHTSEAAKFKVVTETLHVRRERPDSFVGGTYTPVSATGSAASHVVGFARGPVLGEPDVIALATRHSLALETEGWGTTSVVLPEGQWLDRLTGTVHYGKAQVSTVFSALPVALLVRDKIVSETSGERDA; encoded by the coding sequence ATGCCGATCCCCTCCAGCACGTATCGACTTCAACTGCGTGGGGACGAGTTCACGTTCGGCGACGCGCGCCGCATCGTGGACTACCTCGACGACCTCGGGGTGACTCACGCCTACCTCTCGCCGATCCTGTCGGCAACCGACGGCTCGACTCACGGGTACGACGTCACCGATCCCACCTCGGTCTCTTCCGCTCTCGGCGGTCGTGAGGGCTTCGAAGCGCTGGTGGCAGAACTACATTCACGCGGAATGGGTGTGATCGTCGACATCGTTCCCAACCATGTCGGAGTCGACGATCCACGCCAGAATGCGTGGTGGTGGGACGTGCTGGGCAAAGGAAAGTCGTCCGATCATGCGGCGTTCTTCGACATCGACTGGGCAGAGGACAACGGAGTCGACGGCAAGATCGCACTTCCGATCCTGGGATCTGCGGAGGACGTCTCGGAGCTGACGGTCGATCGGACCGGCGACGTGCCGTTGTTGGCCTACTACGAACACAGACTTCCTATCTCTGTCGGTACCGACGAAAACGACGCACAGGCAGTCCACGACCGCCAGGCGTACCGCCTCGTCAGTTGGAAATCGGGTCTCGTCGGTTACCGGAGATTCTTCTCCGTCAACGGACTCGCGGGTCTTCGCCAGGAGGACTTCGACGTCTTCACCGCCTCGCACACCCAGGTGAAGAGCTGGATGGACGACGGTCTCGTGGACGGCCTTCGCGTCGACCACCCGGACGGATTGGCCGATCCCGCAGGCTATCTCACCGAACTGCGCGAACTGATCGGCGAGGATCGCTGGCTGGTCATCGAGAAGATTCTCGCGCGCGGCGAGCCGTTGGACGAGTCGCTTCCCGTCGACGGCACCACGGGTTACGACGCTCTGGCCGACCTCGGCGGTGTGTTCGTCGCACCGTCCGGTGCGGCGGCTCTCGGGGAACTGTCGATGTCGCGGTCCGGTGCACGTGGCGACGCGGCGTGGCTGCATGCCGCCGAAGAATCGTTGAAGACCGCGGTCGCGCGAGGCGACCTCGCGCCGGAAGTCAGACGGCTGGCGCGAGCAGTCGTGCGTGAGTCGGGCACCGGCATCGGAGTCGAATCGGTGATCGACGGCCTCGTCGCGGTGGTCGCGCGCATGCCGTACTACCGCTCGGACTACGCGCCCCTCACCGGGACTGTCGGGGGCGTGATCGGTTCTCTCATCCTCGAAAGTCGTTCTCTGGAACCTGCTTTCGACGCCCTGGCAACCGCTCTGATCGCACGCGGCGAATCAGCGGTTCGCTTCGAGCAAGTGTGCGGGGCGGTCACCGCCAAGGGCGTCGAGGACTGCCTGTTCTATCGTGCCACTCGATTGATCTCGTTGCAGGAGGTGGGCGGCGACCCCGCCGAGTTCGGAGTTGAACCTGCGCAATTCCATTTGGCCAATGCCGATCGTGCAAGAACGTGGCCCGCCGCGATGACGACATTGTCCACTCACGACACCAAGCGCGGCGAGGACGTGCGCGCGCGCATCGGCGTTCTGTCGCAGACTCCCGAACTGTGGGCCAGGTGCATCGCCGACTGGGAACTGCTCGCACCGAGTCCCGACGGCGCGACCGGACTCTTCCTGTGGCAGAACTTGTTCGGCGTGTGGCCCGCGGACGGTGTCATCACCGACGAGTTGCGAGGCCGCATCCACGCCTACGCCGAGAAGGCACTCCGCGAAGCCGGGACGCGAACCGGATGGACCGAGCCCGACGAGGTATTCGAGCGCGAGGTTCACGACTGGCTCGATTCGATACTTCGGGGCACCATCTCGGAGTCCGTGTCGATGCTCGTCGCCCGCCTGGACCCGCACGGGCGGAGCGACGCGCTCGGTCAAAAGCTCTTGCACCTCGCAGGCCCCGGCGTTCCCGACGTCTACCAAGGCACGGAACTGTGGGAGGACTCGCTCGTGGACCCGGACAACCGTCGGCCGGTGGACTATTCGGTGCGGAGAACGCATCTGCAGGACGGCTCCGCCTCGGTACCCCATACGTCCGAAGCAGCCAAGTTCAAGGTAGTCACCGAAACTCTTCACGTTCGGCGGGAACGCCCGGACAGCTTCGTAGGCGGAACCTACACACCCGTCTCGGCGACGGGATCGGCCGCGTCGCACGTCGTCGGTTTCGCCCGCGGACCCGTCCTCGGTGAGCCGGACGTGATTGCCCTGGCAACCCGCCATTCGCTCGCACTCGAGACCGAGGGTTGGGGAACCACGAGTGTGGTACTCCCCGAGGGACAGTGGCTGGACAGATTGACCGGCACCGTGCACTACGGCAAAGCTCAGGTGAGCACAGTGTTCTCGGCTCTGCCGGTTGCACTGCTGGTGCGCGACAAGATCGTCAGCGAGACCTCAGGAGAACGTGACGCATGA
- a CDS encoding nitroreductase family deazaflavin-dependent oxidoreductase codes for MPLTGEYEPSTSDWARKQAELLEGSGGTEGTTLNGMPVILLTTKGNKSGKLRKTPLMRVEHDGEYAAVASLGGAPKHPVWYFNIKAEPHVELQDGTEKADYIAREVTGDEKAVWWERAVAAFPPYAEYQTKTDREIPVFVLSRT; via the coding sequence ATGCCATTGACAGGTGAATACGAACCGAGCACATCCGATTGGGCACGCAAACAGGCCGAGCTGTTGGAAGGCTCAGGCGGTACCGAAGGCACCACTCTCAACGGAATGCCAGTCATCTTGCTGACGACGAAGGGCAACAAGTCGGGAAAGCTGAGAAAGACGCCACTGATGCGCGTCGAGCACGACGGGGAGTACGCGGCTGTTGCGTCGTTGGGCGGGGCGCCGAAGCATCCCGTCTGGTACTTCAACATCAAAGCCGAGCCCCACGTCGAACTGCAGGACGGCACAGAAAAGGCGGACTACATCGCTCGTGAGGTGACCGGTGACGAGAAGGCCGTGTGGTGGGAGCGCGCTGTAGCGGCGTTCCCGCCTTACGCGGAGTACCAGACCAAAACCGATCGTGAGATTCCCGTGTTCGTCCTGTCCAGAACCTGA
- a CDS encoding TetR/AcrR family transcriptional regulator: MSSDTRDRILDALEEMLLDQGLTKVTLENVAAKAGVSKGGLLYHFNTKDAMLAAMVRRLGDLSDRQRALAAEGGTTVAHWYLQPPASISDKETALYRSTLAMLRSVDGQPGEIQQAVTEVMRLWDEGLRAEIDDPVTAEIVRLVGDGIYLGALLDLPPVDPELHQKVVERLLGPDQVK, encoded by the coding sequence ATGTCGTCCGACACACGAGACCGAATACTCGACGCCCTCGAGGAGATGCTGCTGGATCAGGGATTGACCAAGGTCACGCTCGAGAACGTCGCCGCGAAGGCCGGAGTGTCCAAAGGTGGTCTGCTGTACCACTTCAACACCAAGGACGCGATGCTCGCCGCGATGGTCCGACGCCTCGGCGACCTCTCCGACCGGCAGCGTGCCCTCGCCGCCGAGGGAGGCACAACCGTCGCTCACTGGTATTTGCAGCCGCCGGCGTCCATTTCCGACAAAGAAACCGCTCTGTACCGTTCGACCCTTGCCATGCTCCGCAGCGTCGACGGACAACCAGGCGAGATTCAGCAGGCCGTCACCGAGGTCATGCGACTGTGGGACGAGGGCCTGCGCGCCGAGATCGACGACCCGGTCACTGCCGAAATCGTTCGCCTCGTCGGCGACGGAATCTATCTGGGGGCGTTGCTCGACCTCCCCCCCGTCGACCCGGAACTACACCAGAAGGTCGTGGAAAGACTTCTCGGACCCGATCAGGTCAAATAG
- the treZ gene encoding malto-oligosyltrehalose trehalohydrolase: protein MTHRFEVWAPTPTTVQLHLDGSLHPMQKSADGWWFTDVDAAEDARYGFVLDDDTAVLPDPRSPRQPDGVHEPSQLHRLDDSVWTDSAWTGRQLQGGVIYELHIGTFTAGGTFDAAVERLDHLVDLGVTFVEIMPVNGFNGTHNWGYDGVLWYTVHEAYGGPDGLQRLVDACHARGLAVILDVVYNHLGPSGNYLERFGPYMAQGANSWGQAINYAEANSGVVRRYAIENALRWFSEFHIDGLRLDAVHAIVDHTAVHLLEELAVDTRRLAAHLQRPLTLIAESDLNDPSLVTARSGGGYGLDAQWDDDIHHAIHAAVSGERQGYYGDFGSLQGLATTLRHGFFHAGTYSSFRGRVHGRAVDTRRIPASSFVTYTTTHDQVGNRAIGDRPGFYLSPGQLAIKAALVLTSPYTPMLFMGEEWGASTPFQFFTSHPEPELGKATAEGRKAEFAEHGWDKEDIPDPQDPETFTRSKLDWSELGTGDHARLLDNYRGLIALRRQFAELSDPWLGHVKIDYDEDARWIVVHRGSLRVVCNLSEREVTVPVGGTTLLAWEDPTSDETGSATSIPGHSFAVLAATPPVRA, encoded by the coding sequence ATGACCCACCGTTTCGAGGTATGGGCACCCACACCGACCACAGTGCAACTGCATCTCGACGGCTCCCTGCACCCGATGCAGAAGAGCGCCGACGGGTGGTGGTTCACCGACGTCGATGCCGCCGAGGATGCACGTTACGGCTTCGTACTGGACGACGACACCGCTGTGCTGCCCGATCCGAGGTCTCCGAGACAACCGGACGGTGTGCACGAGCCGTCGCAGTTGCACCGCCTCGACGACAGCGTCTGGACCGACTCGGCATGGACGGGCCGTCAGCTGCAGGGCGGGGTCATCTACGAACTGCACATCGGAACGTTCACTGCCGGCGGAACTTTCGATGCGGCGGTCGAACGCCTGGACCATCTCGTCGACCTGGGCGTGACGTTCGTCGAGATCATGCCGGTCAACGGTTTCAACGGTACCCACAACTGGGGCTACGACGGCGTCCTCTGGTATACGGTGCACGAGGCATACGGCGGACCGGACGGGCTGCAACGACTGGTCGACGCCTGTCACGCGCGCGGCCTCGCGGTCATCCTCGACGTCGTGTACAACCATCTCGGCCCATCCGGGAACTACCTCGAGCGGTTCGGCCCGTACATGGCGCAGGGCGCCAACTCGTGGGGTCAGGCGATCAACTACGCCGAGGCGAACTCGGGGGTTGTGCGTCGGTATGCAATCGAGAACGCGTTGCGCTGGTTCTCCGAGTTCCACATCGACGGTCTACGGCTCGATGCCGTGCATGCGATCGTCGATCACACGGCCGTTCATCTGTTGGAAGAGTTGGCCGTCGACACTCGTAGGCTCGCAGCTCACCTTCAGAGGCCGCTGACGCTGATCGCGGAGAGCGATCTGAACGATCCGAGTTTGGTGACTGCACGGTCAGGGGGTGGGTACGGCCTCGACGCACAGTGGGACGACGATATCCACCACGCGATCCATGCTGCCGTCTCGGGCGAGCGCCAGGGCTATTACGGCGATTTCGGTTCGCTCCAGGGGCTCGCAACAACGTTGCGGCACGGCTTCTTTCATGCAGGGACCTACTCGAGCTTCCGGGGACGCGTCCACGGCCGCGCCGTCGACACGAGGCGAATTCCCGCGAGCTCGTTCGTCACGTACACCACGACGCACGATCAAGTCGGCAACCGCGCGATAGGCGACCGTCCCGGCTTCTACCTCTCCCCCGGCCAACTCGCGATCAAAGCTGCACTGGTGCTCACGTCGCCGTACACGCCGATGTTGTTCATGGGCGAGGAGTGGGGCGCGTCGACCCCGTTTCAGTTCTTCACCTCGCACCCCGAGCCGGAGCTGGGCAAGGCGACTGCCGAAGGCCGCAAGGCGGAATTCGCCGAACACGGCTGGGACAAGGAAGACATTCCCGACCCGCAGGATCCGGAGACGTTCACTCGTTCCAAACTCGACTGGTCGGAACTCGGAACCGGTGATCACGCACGGCTTCTCGATAACTACCGAGGGTTGATCGCGCTCCGCAGACAGTTCGCGGAACTCTCCGATCCTTGGCTCGGACACGTCAAGATCGATTACGACGAGGACGCACGGTGGATCGTCGTGCATCGCGGTTCGCTGCGCGTGGTCTGCAATCTGTCGGAGCGCGAGGTCACGGTGCCCGTCGGCGGCACGACACTGTTGGCGTGGGAAGACCCGACCTCCGACGAAACCGGTTCTGCGACGTCGATTCCCGGTCATTCGTTCGCGGTGTTGGCGGCTACGCCGCCCGTGCGTGCGTAG
- the ilvA gene encoding threonine ammonia-lyase IlvA, producing MPHSPEVVVSSARSFAVTADDIDAAARRISDVVAATPLQFCERLSAITGANVYLKREDLQIVRSYKIRGAYNLMAQLTPHELAVGVVTASAGNHAQGVAFACRSMQVRGRIYVPANTPKQKRDRIIVHGGEFVELIVFGDTFDAAAAAAAEDVARTGATMVPPFDDERTVAGQGTIAAEIVEQLGSAPDTVVMPVGGGGCIAGISTYLRERSPSTALVGVEPAGAASMTAALVAGGPVTLNEIDPFVDGAAVRRIGDVPYEALRALGAEVVSHASLPLVAVPTFPAGDETNGPFLMTQIDEGAICTAMLDLYQNEGVIAEPAGALSVAALQHVSVAPGSTVVCLISGGNNDVSRYGEILERSLVHLGLKHYFLVDFPQEPGALRRFLDEVLGPDDDVTLFEYVKRNNRETGAALVGIELGVASGLSALLERMRTSRLTVEQLEPGSPAYRYLT from the coding sequence GTGCCCCACTCGCCTGAAGTCGTCGTCTCCAGCGCTCGTTCGTTCGCGGTTACCGCGGACGACATCGATGCGGCTGCCCGTCGAATTTCGGACGTCGTAGCGGCAACACCGTTGCAGTTCTGCGAGCGATTGTCCGCCATCACCGGCGCCAACGTGTACCTCAAGCGCGAGGACCTCCAGATCGTCCGCTCGTACAAGATCCGGGGCGCGTACAACCTGATGGCTCAGCTGACCCCGCATGAACTCGCCGTGGGGGTGGTGACGGCAAGCGCGGGCAACCACGCGCAAGGCGTCGCGTTCGCGTGCCGTTCGATGCAGGTGCGCGGCCGAATCTACGTCCCCGCCAACACCCCGAAGCAAAAGCGCGATCGGATCATCGTTCACGGCGGCGAGTTCGTCGAACTCATCGTGTTCGGCGATACGTTCGACGCCGCAGCAGCCGCTGCTGCCGAGGACGTCGCACGGACGGGGGCCACGATGGTCCCTCCGTTCGACGACGAGCGGACAGTTGCCGGACAGGGAACCATCGCAGCGGAAATCGTCGAGCAGCTCGGTTCGGCGCCGGACACGGTTGTCATGCCGGTAGGCGGCGGCGGATGTATCGCGGGCATCTCGACCTACCTTCGCGAACGCTCTCCTTCGACCGCGTTGGTCGGCGTCGAGCCGGCCGGTGCCGCATCGATGACCGCGGCACTGGTGGCGGGCGGACCGGTGACGCTGAACGAGATCGACCCCTTCGTCGACGGTGCGGCAGTGCGGCGGATCGGAGACGTCCCGTACGAGGCGCTGCGTGCTCTCGGCGCCGAGGTCGTCTCGCATGCGTCGTTACCTCTGGTCGCAGTACCCACTTTCCCGGCGGGCGACGAGACGAACGGACCGTTCCTGATGACACAGATCGACGAGGGTGCGATCTGTACGGCGATGCTGGACCTGTATCAGAACGAAGGCGTCATCGCCGAACCTGCAGGTGCGCTGAGCGTGGCTGCGCTGCAACATGTTTCGGTAGCCCCGGGAAGTACCGTCGTGTGCTTGATCTCCGGCGGCAACAACGATGTGTCGAGATACGGGGAAATCCTCGAACGGTCGCTAGTGCACCTGGGACTCAAGCACTATTTCCTGGTGGACTTCCCTCAGGAGCCCGGCGCGTTGCGGCGCTTCCTCGACGAAGTTCTCGGGCCGGACGACGACGTCACGTTGTTCGAGTACGTCAAGCGCAACAACCGGGAGACCGGAGCTGCGCTCGTCGGTATCGAACTCGGCGTGGCGTCCGGGCTCAGCGCGCTGCTCGAGCGTATGCGGACGTCCCGCTTGACGGTGGAGCAGTTGGAGCCGGGTTCGCCTGCGTATCGCTATTTGACCTGA
- a CDS encoding pyruvate dehydrogenase, translating to MRTETVADQIVAQLIEAGVERIYGIVGDSLNPIVDAVRRSGGSKSGGIDWVHVRHEEAAAFAASAEAQLTGKLAVCAGSCGPGNLHLINGLYDANRSGAPVLAIASHIPSVQIGSSFFQETHPDRLFVECSVYTELISTPEQSPRVVHSALQHAVGKSGVAVITLPGDIADEPIGRPAPAYVRTAAPSLVPAAEDVEKLANAVNAAGTVAIFAGAGVRDARPELLDLAEKLGAPMGHSLRGKEFVQYDNPFDIGMTGLLGYGAAHAGIHDADLLLLIGTDFPYDQFLPDKVRTAQIDSAADKLGRRTSLDLAVHGDAKSTLAALLPLVERKSDRAFLERTLDRHEKLMTKVVGAYTKPVKQRTPIHPEYAASILDDLAADDTIFTADTGMCNVWTARYLNPNGSRRFISSALHGSMANALPHAIGAQVAFPTRQVVSMSGDGGLSMLLGELVTVAMYKLPVKIVVFNNSTLGMVKLEMLVDGIPDFGVDVPATDYAAVAAALGIFSRRIEQPGDLESGIRAALDHDGPALVDIVTDPNALSLPPSITGEQVKGFALAMSRMVMNGGVGEAVQMAKSNLRNVPLPSQFSPRG from the coding sequence TTGAGAACCGAGACCGTCGCCGACCAGATCGTCGCACAACTGATCGAGGCCGGAGTCGAACGAATTTACGGAATTGTCGGAGACAGTCTCAATCCCATCGTCGATGCGGTCCGGCGTAGTGGGGGATCCAAGTCGGGCGGCATCGACTGGGTTCACGTTCGTCACGAGGAGGCCGCAGCGTTCGCCGCGTCGGCCGAGGCTCAGCTCACCGGGAAGCTCGCGGTATGCGCTGGGTCCTGCGGACCGGGCAACCTGCACCTCATCAACGGTCTGTACGACGCCAACAGGTCGGGTGCGCCAGTATTGGCCATCGCGTCGCACATTCCGAGTGTGCAGATCGGGTCGAGCTTCTTCCAGGAGACGCATCCCGACAGATTGTTCGTCGAGTGCTCGGTTTACACCGAACTCATCAGCACACCCGAACAGTCGCCCCGAGTGGTGCATTCGGCACTGCAGCACGCCGTCGGCAAATCCGGAGTCGCGGTCATCACGCTGCCGGGCGACATCGCCGACGAGCCCATCGGGCGGCCCGCACCCGCCTATGTGCGTACTGCTGCACCGTCACTCGTGCCTGCTGCCGAGGACGTCGAAAAGTTGGCCAACGCGGTGAACGCGGCCGGCACCGTCGCAATCTTTGCGGGTGCAGGCGTCCGCGATGCACGTCCGGAACTGTTGGATCTCGCCGAGAAGCTGGGCGCGCCGATGGGACATTCACTGCGCGGCAAGGAGTTCGTTCAGTACGACAATCCGTTCGACATCGGGATGACCGGCCTGCTCGGATACGGCGCCGCCCACGCGGGCATCCACGATGCAGACCTGTTGCTCCTCATCGGAACCGACTTCCCGTACGACCAGTTCCTTCCGGACAAGGTCAGAACCGCGCAGATCGACAGTGCCGCAGACAAGCTGGGCCGTCGAACGAGCCTCGATCTCGCAGTGCACGGGGACGCGAAGAGCACACTGGCGGCGCTGCTGCCCCTCGTGGAGCGCAAGTCCGACAGAGCATTCCTCGAACGCACCCTCGATCGGCACGAGAAGCTCATGACCAAGGTGGTCGGCGCGTACACGAAGCCTGTCAAACAACGCACTCCGATCCACCCCGAGTACGCCGCGTCGATCCTCGACGATCTCGCCGCGGACGACACGATCTTCACGGCCGACACAGGAATGTGCAATGTGTGGACAGCTCGCTACTTGAACCCGAACGGCTCACGCCGGTTCATCTCCTCGGCGCTACACGGGTCGATGGCGAACGCATTGCCGCACGCCATCGGCGCCCAGGTGGCATTCCCGACGCGTCAGGTCGTGTCGATGTCGGGCGACGGCGGACTGTCGATGCTTCTGGGTGAACTCGTCACCGTCGCGATGTACAAGTTGCCGGTCAAGATCGTCGTCTTCAACAACTCGACGCTCGGGATGGTGAAACTGGAGATGCTCGTCGACGGCATTCCGGACTTCGGCGTCGACGTGCCGGCGACCGACTACGCAGCCGTCGCAGCGGCACTCGGTATCTTCTCGCGACGCATCGAACAGCCCGGCGATCTCGAATCGGGCATTCGTGCGGCACTCGATCACGACGGTCCAGCACTGGTCGACATCGTCACCGACCCCAATGCACTGTCGTTGCCGCCCAGCATCACCGGTGAACAGGTCAAGGGTTTCGCTCTCGCCATGTCGCGAATGGTCATGAACGGCGGCGTCGGCGAGGCGGTCCAGATGGCGAAGTCCAATCTGCGCAATGTCCCGTTGCCGTCGCAGTTCTCACCGCGAGGGTAG
- a CDS encoding MFS transporter, which translates to MSELRVHGAVETQRATPKDWLGLVVLAFAVLLIAVDGTVLDLALPFISSDLAPSSNQLLWIIDVYSFVLAGLLITMGTLGDRVGRRKLLLIGAAGFGVASVVAAFSVSPEMLIAARVLQGVSGATLMPATLGLIRTIFTDPRQRVMAIGLWGAMAGGGAAAGPLVGGWLLEHFWWGSVFLINIPVMLVLIALGPLVIPESKDPNPGKFDLVSSGLSMLALVPLVYAVKETAAHGISVINIAAAVLGVVAGIAFVRRQKRSADPMIDLRLFANPAFSTAVFTNFLSVFALAGVLFFGAQYLQLVLGNSPLEAGLLLLPGTASSIVASLVAAYLIRIWSPGTVLGGGLAAAAVGAALLFGLRVDSGPALFIVGFVLVGAGAGIALTLTSDLVVSAVEPERAGAASAVSETAYELGIALGVAVLGTVVMSYFRRGLDVSALGGEQAAAAQETLGGAVSVARSTPGEIGDALANSAHVAFVNGMHVASLATAAVMALAAIVVLVRLRRL; encoded by the coding sequence GTGAGTGAGTTGCGGGTACACGGGGCGGTCGAAACCCAGCGGGCGACGCCGAAGGATTGGCTGGGCCTCGTCGTCCTTGCTTTCGCGGTGCTGCTGATCGCGGTCGACGGTACGGTCCTCGATCTCGCGCTGCCGTTCATCAGTTCCGACCTCGCGCCCAGCAGCAATCAGCTCCTGTGGATCATCGACGTGTATTCGTTCGTGCTGGCAGGTCTACTCATCACGATGGGCACTCTCGGCGACCGAGTCGGGCGGCGCAAACTGCTGCTCATCGGTGCCGCAGGTTTCGGCGTCGCCTCCGTCGTTGCTGCGTTCTCGGTCAGCCCCGAGATGTTGATCGCCGCGCGCGTACTTCAGGGCGTCTCCGGAGCGACGCTGATGCCGGCGACCCTCGGCCTGATCAGGACCATCTTCACCGACCCGCGCCAGCGCGTCATGGCCATCGGCCTGTGGGGAGCAATGGCAGGCGGTGGAGCCGCCGCCGGACCTCTGGTCGGCGGGTGGTTGTTGGAACACTTCTGGTGGGGATCGGTGTTCTTGATCAACATCCCGGTGATGCTCGTGCTCATCGCTCTCGGTCCGCTTGTCATCCCGGAATCGAAGGACCCCAACCCGGGCAAGTTCGACCTCGTCAGCTCGGGTTTGTCGATGCTGGCGCTCGTTCCGCTGGTCTACGCAGTGAAAGAGACCGCTGCACACGGAATCAGCGTTATCAACATCGCTGCAGCGGTCTTGGGTGTTGTCGCGGGGATTGCATTCGTCCGTCGGCAGAAGCGCTCGGCCGACCCGATGATCGATCTTCGACTGTTCGCCAATCCCGCGTTCTCCACCGCGGTGTTCACGAACTTCCTATCCGTGTTCGCGCTTGCGGGTGTGCTGTTCTTCGGCGCTCAGTATCTGCAGTTGGTGCTGGGAAACAGCCCACTCGAAGCAGGGTTGCTGCTGTTGCCTGGTACGGCATCGTCCATCGTGGCTTCTCTCGTGGCGGCGTACTTGATCCGGATCTGGTCACCGGGAACAGTTCTCGGTGGCGGGCTGGCGGCCGCGGCCGTCGGCGCCGCATTGCTGTTCGGGCTGCGGGTCGACAGCGGTCCCGCACTGTTCATCGTCGGTTTCGTCCTTGTCGGCGCAGGCGCCGGCATCGCGTTGACGCTGACGTCCGATCTTGTTGTCAGCGCGGTCGAGCCGGAGCGTGCCGGTGCTGCGTCCGCAGTCTCGGAGACGGCGTACGAACTCGGCATTGCTTTGGGAGTAGCTGTGCTCGGGACGGTTGTGATGTCGTACTTCAGGCGCGGTCTCGACGTATCCGCTCTCGGAGGAGAACAGGCTGCAGCCGCCCAGGAGACTCTCGGTGGTGCGGTGAGCGTCGCCCGCAGTACGCCGGGCGAGATCGGCGACGCTCTGGCGAATTCCGCACACGTGGCGTTCGTGAACGGCATGCACGTGGCTTCCCTTGCGACGGCCGCGGTGATGGCGCTTGCCGCGATCGTGGTGTTGGTGCGGCTCCGCCGCCTGTGA